One Phyllopteryx taeniolatus isolate TA_2022b chromosome 12, UOR_Ptae_1.2, whole genome shotgun sequence genomic window, CTTGGCGGTTACACTGAAATAAAACCTGTTTTGTACTCACTGcccaattcaataaataacagcAGGTAAGATGTCCTTAACCCTCGTAAATCTAGTTGCTAAAACAgttcagatttaaaaatataagtcAGCAGGCATGTAGAAATGTCACGGAAACAGGGGCTGATtggggtttttaaaaaaaaaaaaaaaaagtgcagtcgGAAAACGGCTAGAAGCCTGAGTCGATACTGAGAGAGCGACGGGTCACGTGTTCGATCTCTCCCGGGACGTACTCGCAGAAGCTTGTCTGGTACTTGGCCAACATTTTCAGCATGGGCCGCAGGTTGAACCACCACTGGACTTTGGGCATGCGGTGCCTGcgaaacatacacaaacacgcCATCATGCCGTCCAGTGCACCTGGAAAGTaatcacagcgcttcacttttgaCACATTACAGCGAAGGCTgtagctatcgaatatttttagactcAATTAATCGATCGATGAAAAGGTATGTTGGAttaagtttattgcaaaataattttttcccccccaattacTATTTAGTAACTGATTACTGTTGTTTATTTAGTATTGTTTCATGATTAGAACAACcaaataagagaaaaaaataggCTGTTTATCGACACTAGCAGTTAGATTTTAACGTCAAATGGAACGTAGACAGATAATACTACAAAATTCACTAGCATATATTATTTAACAaccaatattactgcagctttctgaggagttgtgaccatctccatatatatatctgtatgtctgtatttgGTAGccgaggtcagaaggagcttgaCAATCACAATAACGTAATTGCGATGCACACcgtttaattaatttaatatagagtgctatttttattattaaaaaaaaaaaattgcttcatGCTGTCATTATAGGATGTTGTGTGTCGAATATTGAGGCAAGAAAATGTAAACCATTTTGTAATAAGGCtgtaacaacaaaaatgtggagAAAGGGAAGcaatgtgaatactttccagacGCACTGTAAGATGCATCTCAACTACTCTTGGGGACTTACTCAAAGTCGGTGGCATCCTTGAGTTCGGTGAGGGGGCTGAACGAGACCACCTTCCTCTGGAGGCCCAGCACGCACGCCGTGTCCGCAGAGTTGGTGAACACGCGACCTGAAATGATGCCACACACTGCAATTATTAAGGTCACTTAACTGTACGATGAGGATTAGTGGTGCATGCTGGTGCCTTGCATGAAGACGCCGTGGGTTTGATTCCCGGCCAATGCTGGTCACAAATCTGGGGGGGAAATATCCGTTGCATCAGGGGTTATAACATCGACGCCGATGCTAttttcattagcccgtctatggtgttttgcattgagtGCTAGCATAGAGCTAGCAGTTTAGTTTGTTTAAATACTTGTAATTCTTTTGGTGTGTGTTTAATTTGACAATAAACCTCAACTGGAAgttgcaataaacagcttgaagcaagcgcTTGGCCTAATTTTGGAAGAtgtgttcactatctgccaaactgcctgTGACGGTCGCTGGCACCACCTACTGCTCgtaatttgaccattttttttctctcaactcAAGACGAGATTCCTCGTACCTTGTCGGTAGTTTTCTGTCACCTTCTCACTTATCCACTGGATGGCCTTCACTCCCAGCTTGGTGCCATAATTTCTGTCAAAGGGAGATGGCGACCCTCCCTGGTGAACGAGATAGAGTCACTCagctttggtttttttgttgtttttttttttaagggtgaaTGAAGAACACAAGACGGCACCGTACCTGCTGGAGGTGTCCCAACACGTTGACCCGACAGTCAAAAATGCCCTTCCCCTCGGCGGAATACAGCTTGTGCAGGAAATCTGTAGTGTAGTGCTCATGGCATTTTTCATTCCTGTTAAGTAGAAGAAGTCAAATACACAAGTGttaacaaatgttttaatgcTAGTTGGAGATGGTGTGTCCGCCGATAATTGACTACCCCGCCCCCATTTTTGTTCCTAAattgttaaatttaaaatttattcatgtattttaaaattcgcttttttattaattactctcataaaataattggtgaatttattttttttttggggggggggagaaaatatgtttttacaattttattatttaaatgtattaagcgctttggccactgtggtggtgtagataaagcgctatataagtgcagtccatttaccatttctaAATGTGACTGATGAACTGAAATGAGCCCAAACGTTTGCCAACCCCTGATAAACAGCACATAGACAGCGCAGTGCATTGAATGTATCGAATAGAATAGCATGAATAGAGTCGACCAGACAGGCTTTTTGCTAAAGCAGACAGCATTGGATGCAGGTGAACCCATCTGACCTCAAAACGAGGCCCCGCTGGATGtccttcttcatcttctccGTGAGATGCTCCACATTGGTCTGTGAAAGGCAACATAATGGGGAGTTGAATgcggaagaaaaacaaactgcGGAGAGAATCTGCAGTTGTCACCTTCAGGTCGTGGATGTTAAAAGGGTCCTCGAAGATGTAGGCTGCGTCGGCGCCCACGGCGATGCCGGTGCTCGTCGCTAGGTAACCGCAGTAGCCCCCCATTGTTTCCACCACAAACACGCGCCTCTTTGTCCCCGTAGCAGACTGCTTTATCTTGTCGCAGCCCTAAGGGGGAGATTAACCAACGAAAGGTGTCAAGAGGAGATAACTCCAGGCTGGGTGTGTGCGCTGcaagaatgtgaaaatgttaaCTAATCTTACCACACAACAGGACTATAGTAGATTATATAAAGATTAGCagatcagaattttttttgggtgattgcAGACTAATTACAAATCAGTCAAATTGTTTACAAATATATTGTTATTTCCTGTGTTTGTGGCACTTTTGAACAGCTGTTAAAGGATTAAAGTACACGGGTAACGGGGCCTAATCTGAGCATTTCTTTtcccttctgatcaaagtcatcAATGGCCCAATTATTGGAtatctctaaaagattatcctgaggtGTGGGCTGAGTTAAGAGGGATTTTTCCACGGCAATCTGCTCGAAAAACGGTGGGGCCGACAATCATAAATGTTTAACCTGTGAGGCATTTTATGTAaataccaaaacaaaaatatgcggTGCATTTTAAAAACTCTCCATATATAAAAATCTAATTTCTTTACGTTACCATTTAGGCGCTCGGCTTTACCTCCATGGCGGCGTTGACGGCGGTGTCGGCCCCCAGACTGAAGTCGGTTCCGGGGACGTTGTTGCTGATGGTAGCGGGAATCACACACATGGGGATGCACAGCTCGTCGTAGAGCCCTCGCGCCTCAAAGAGCTCCAGCACGCCTCTGTAGGCCTTTGAAAGCAGCAAACACAAATTGTGAAGACTTGGGGGGGAAAAGACCTCTGATTCTTTAAATGGAGTCCATGGTGTTCCCCTCTGCAGATCTTTTCAGcgactttttaaaaagtttttttttttacagtatacttacttaATTTAATGCAGTCACACGTGGGAAAGgcgagccacagtcgccgaagCACTTTTTAGCCGTTCATTGAATGCCGggagaacaataaaacacaaacacaataagcGCCCTCATGCAGGAGCTGCGTGTCTGTACTGCTGTGTTTGAATAAGTGTAAACATGTTTAAAGCATGTAGGAGGGGTAAAACGATATAAAACGTTTTCTTTATATGGTTTgtagtgtttttattattatgctaTATCTATATCGCGGATGGTTTTGAAACGTTTCAATCATTATAAAGAAGGGTTCAATGTACCTCAAACCCTCCGATGACAAGCAGAGCTGAGATGCTGAACTTGGCCATGTTCTCCACAATCTTCTCCATGTGTTTGCTGGGAAGGGTTCTGAACAAGGACAGGGAAGCGTGTCATTCGTTTGTCGTTAAGAAGCAGAacagacatttactccgcataaTCCAGATGTCACCTTTTCGTACCCAACAGCGAGCCCCCTTGGCCCGTCCATCCAGCTACATTGTGCCACTCCATCTCAAACACCTGCAGTCACAAAAATTCACATTCTCCTCGGTACCGGGGTGGAGGGAAGGCGGTCAAGGACGCCGAGGAGGAAGGCCTCACATCGCCATTGGCAAAGCCCTGGAAGCCGTTGTGCACGGCGTAGACCTTGTGTCCGTGGGCGATGGCCAACCTCACGGCCGACCTCACGGCCGCGTTCATGCCCGCTGCCGGGGCGCCCACGTTCAGGATGGCCAGGGAGAAGTTGCTCTACGGGGAGGAGGATTGAGACTCAGTACTTTCAGTTTCATTCCTATCTTTTATCCAGTGTCCCCTTTCACTTTGACACTTACCATCAAAGTGGaatattatgttgttgttttttttttgttttttttttacattttacagtttcacttcttttaaaaacaaaacgacTGGCACAGCAATGACACCTTAAGCCATGAAGGAAATATATTActgaacattgactttttaatgtttgtatacaaatagctcCGAAGTGCCTGGCCAACCATCAAGTatgaaatgaaacaaccaaGCAAATCTGTAGTTGTatgcttatttatttttgaaaatgtgtcagtgAGTGCACTTCTGCCCCATTGTTACAAAACAACAGGGCTAATTCACACAACCACAGTCAATGACGGCAGGAACTTGCCGGTAAAATCCACCCCACTGGTTGCCAATCAAACAAAAGACGGACTCGCCGTTGCCCGGCAGTATAGGGGCGGGATGAGCGCTGGCCCATTGcatgacagctccgcccctaaAATGAGCCTGATTCCCCATGGCAAGAAACATGGTGTAAAATATGCCTGTAATTGTTGATCCATGCAGTATTTTGACGAAGGCATCACACAGACGTGTAATAAAAGCAGTTAAAGTTGATTGTTTACAATATGCCTcctttaagaatgttaaaatgactcGCAGTAATCCAGTGAAGGCCATTAAGGGTTCGGATTAAGGATTAATTAAGGTTCCACTGGAGTCAGAGACTCACCTTTGACTGGGCAGGCTTCTGGAAGGCAAGAAGCTTATAGATGTTCCAGTTGTTCTCAAAACTCCTGCAAGGACATTTTAGTTcagttgtaactttttttttttttttttaaacatacaatcTACGCTCGTGGGACACAACATTGGGTACACATTGAAAATTATGCATGTTAAGctcattaaagactctaaattgtccataatatTAATGGTTGTTGGTctagatgtgccctgtgattgattgactgGGGACGAGTTCAGGGCTGATAGCCTCCAGCTCTCccttgaccctaatgagaacaagcgcaATCGAAAATTATTGCATGACATGGCACAAAATTTAGTGCTTACCCTCCACGCAGTTTAACAGCCTCATCAAACCTCTTCTCATTCATGGCCGTCTGCACCAACTTTGTCTGAAAAAGAGTTCGACAAAAGTAGAGCAGCGCCAATCGGCGGTTAAATCGTAAGATTGACAGCAGAAGACGAGCTCACCATCTCCACACACTCCATGAGAGGCAGACGGACAGCCTGGTTGCCCGACAGGCCGATGACGCAGGCCGGGGTGTCAGGAGACGCCTCCATCAGAGCGACGACCGCCTCCACGCCTAACTTGCTACTCTGAAAACCAACAGGGTGGCGACGGGCAGAGAGCCTGATTACATTTTACCGTCTATGTATAGACCATCAATCGGATTATACGAGTCAGCCCTTTGAAAGTGGAAAGTGACAGTGCCTAATTCTGAGAGTTGAGATGAGAGCAAGGGATAAGTAAACATGTCAAACAGAACactgaatggggggggggggggggggggggggagaatggAACAACATTCGAGAAACACTACTTTCGGACTCATTTAACGCTTAAAAGATCCTAGGGACATTATGTGCGATttagttttctattttttaagcCGTATTGGTTGGGTTGAATGGGTATAGGtcgatttcttatttttttaaatgtggatcAGTTATTGTTGTTCTTGAAATTAGCCTAAAATGCCAAAGCCACACCAAATCAGACGCATTGGTTCAGAGCAACAAAAAAcgatgtaaataaaaaattattatttacaaacatGCGGCAAAATTTCACACCTTGCCGTTTTCTCCAATGTGATGGCAAGTAATTGACGCAACCCTTAAATTTGTTTAGAATTGCCTCTATTAATAGTTTGAACTGTAAATAtaacacaaactatgatcccgaAACACTTAAATGTAATTTCCAACTGACCTTACAACATTAACCTTCAGAATAAATGGCTAACagatttgactttttctttattcattttaaatgcacGGGAAGTACACTTAACACATGCAGCGAACAGTCTCAGTGACTCCTGCTAGCAAGTAACAATCCAGGCTAAAAGACCTGAGAacacttaaacatacagtacttccaTGACACCAATGACTGCTTTCCTATTAGAGAGGGCCTTGGCACCATCTTATGGCATTACAAAAGGAGTCCCAAAATACACAGCGAATAGCAAAGAATAGGTTCTACAGAATAAAAACATCAATAGGTGAATAGGCACTTTACttcaaatatgaatatttcagATTGAAGCATTCTCGCCACACAGCGTGCTACTGTAAAATtgtaaacatacacacacaccacttcACACTGCAAGTTGGGCCACTCCCACACAGTGATTTTGCAAAACATTTGCTACGCATTGTCGCTGTGTGACGCCCAACACACAACTCACCAGTATCCTGTCGAACGCCGAGGGCGTTCCTCCTCGCTGAACATGTCCGAGTACAGTGACTCTGGTGTCGTAGCCCAACCGCTTCACCACCAGCTTCAGGGACAAATGAAGAGCAAGTCCGGCATATTAGAGGAAGACATGTTGTATGTTTTACCGACGATCAAATCTTCAAACTTACATCTCTCAGATAAGTGGAGGAGATGGGCTTGCCGTGCATGTCGATAGCGCCTTCTGCGACAATTATAATGTTGAGTCTGGAGCCTTTGATACGACTCTGGAAgtacccacatacacaaagGATATCAACAATATGTTAAGACTTTttgaattgggaaaaaaaagagactgaTCTAAATGGGCATTTAATAAAAAACAGCTTGATCCTTATGGGgaaaacatatttgtttgtcatttcaaaatgttaaacacAGTCTGGACCTCTCACCGCCTCGAGACGGTCGCACATGCGATCCTCCCAATCGTCCTTTGGAGGAGCCTCTGGGATGAAGAGCCAATCAGCACCGGATGCCAGCGCAGACACCAAGGCTAGATAGCTAGAGATTAAAAATATTAGAGTTTGAGTCAGTTTAGACGGGAGCAACaacaacgaaaaaaaaaaaaaaaaagcaagtgttTAAACTTACCCGCAGTGACGCCCCATGACCTCCAGGACGAACGTGCGCTGGTGGCTGTCGGGAGAACAACAAGCACATCAAACTGTTTTTTCAGGACCTTCTGCTTACTGACTAAAGATGTTGAGATTGTACAGCCTACAGATGATTGAGAGTTCAAGTCTGGGCAAGACCCAGCAGGCTCAAACAAACTCTCCTTTGGATGCTAGCGTTCTCTTTATACTCATTGTAAAATTCAGTGTAAGCCTTCTATTTCTGCGCTCACACATGCAGAGAATTTGTCATAAAGTGttttgcatcaggaagggcatccgttgCAAAAACTGTGCCAGAGCGAAGTCGAAAGGCGCGACAACAACTTCTCAGAAACAAGGCAGACTGTTTTGTGCTTATGCTATTTGTGctggttaacttcttttcatATCAGTGTCATAAAAAACCGCCAGTGTCATCCATCATTGAAGTTAGGGATGAGTGTTTTGTTATTACGTCTAAATATCTGCCGTTAACTAATTtgtacctatatatatatatatatatatttgtacctatatatccatccatccatccattttctgagccgcttctggagcctatcccagctgtcatcgggcaggaggcggggtacaccctgaactggttgccagccaatcgcagggcacatagaaacaaacaaccattcgcactcacagtcatgcctacgggcaatttagagtccatttggctaaaatgtaaaatgtcacttgaaaacaaatctgtacagttaactcattcactgccagccattttcagagttccccatattgcaaGCCATTTTGGAGCATTTTCCCTGATCTGTCAAGTACACAGTATATTATGttttgtgacaatataagcactgaagctaccaaaagaaagagtcgatttttctttcaccagaaaaaaagtgtttgtttttagctttttccgttctttagtTCTGGGTTGGTTTAGTTCACTAGAAAtagtttttggtgaaaccaaaacgaaactgagaaagggcttttgatggcaaaataatgatCAATTTATAGATataaatacaactaaataaaAGCACAGTGCGTGAGACTGACACTGCATGGCTTGAGTTGAACATTACTGGCTCATTTACATGGCATttgtcattcactccatgaactgcatcATCGTTTCTCACGATAgcgacacactttctactaactACCGCGACCCATATTCTGTTGATACCATACATTCTGTATACACACTGTGTTCAGGTGTCAGGTGCCTAAAATTGTCCAACTTCTAagatgttggcatttctctccctcataaatCGACATGACAAGCCGAGACTCGCCACCTAATCTTTATtctctactcaaaagctgtgctgatcacAAATCCAAAGACGATGCAACGCCGCCGTCTCCAAGGAACCGTTGGAcaatacagtggtt contains:
- the pfkla gene encoding ATP-dependent 6-phosphofructokinase, liver type isoform X3, producing the protein MTIGADSALHRIMEIVDAIMTTAQSHQRTFVLEVMGRHCGYLALVSALASGADWLFIPEAPPKDDWEDRMCDRLEASRIKGSRLNIIIVAEGAIDMHGKPISSTYLRDLVVKRLGYDTRVTVLGHVQRGGTPSAFDRILSSKLGVEAVVALMEASPDTPACVIGLSGNQAVRLPLMECVEMTKLVQTAMNEKRFDEAVKLRGGSFENNWNIYKLLAFQKPAQSKSNFSLAILNVGAPAAGMNAAVRSAVRLAIAHGHKVYAVHNGFQGFANGDVFEMEWHNVAGWTGQGGSLLGTKRTLPSKHMEKIVENMAKFSISALLVIGGFEAYRGVLELFEARGLYDELCIPMCVIPATISNNVPGTDFSLGADTAVNAAMEGCDKIKQSATGTKRRVFVVETMGGYCGYLATSTGIAVGADAAYIFEDPFNIHDLKTNVEHLTEKMKKDIQRGLVLRNEKCHEHYTTDFLHKLYSAEGKGIFDCRVNVLGHLQQGGSPSPFDRNYGTKLGVKAIQWISEKVTENYRQGRVFTNSADTACVLGLQRKVVSFSPLTELKDATDFEHRMPKVQWWFNLRPMLKMLAKYQTSFCEYVPGEIEHVTRRSLSIDSGF
- the pfkla gene encoding ATP-dependent 6-phosphofructokinase, liver type isoform X1, with product MSSMDLEKLKMTGAGRAIAVLTSGGDAQGMNAAVRAVTRMGIYVGAKVYLIYEGYQGLVDGGDHIKLAHWQSVTNIIQLGGTVIGSARCKVFTTRQGRLAAAFNLVKRGITNLCVCGGDGSLTGANIFRSEWSSLLDELIQSGKITDTLAKQHSHLNIVGLVGSIDNDFCGTDMTIGADSALHRIMEIVDAIMTTAQSHQRTFVLEVMGRHCGYLALVSALASGADWLFIPEAPPKDDWEDRMCDRLEASRIKGSRLNIIIVAEGAIDMHGKPISSTYLRDLVVKRLGYDTRVTVLGHVQRGGTPSAFDRILSSKLGVEAVVALMEASPDTPACVIGLSGNQAVRLPLMECVEMTKLVQTAMNEKRFDEAVKLRGGSFENNWNIYKLLAFQKPAQSKSNFSLAILNVGAPAAGMNAAVRSAVRLAIAHGHKVYAVHNGFQGFANGDVFEMEWHNVAGWTGQGGSLLGTKRTLPSKHMEKIVENMAKFSISALLVIGGFEAYRGVLELFEARGLYDELCIPMCVIPATISNNVPGTDFSLGADTAVNAAMEGCDKIKQSATGTKRRVFVVETMGGYCGYLATSTGIAVGADAAYIFEDPFNIHDLKTNVEHLTEKMKKDIQRGLVLRNEKCHEHYTTDFLHKLYSAEGKGIFDCRVNVLGHLQQGGSPSPFDRNYGTKLGVKAIQWISEKVTENYRQGRVFTNSADTACVLGLQRKVVSFSPLTELKDATDFEHRMPKVQWWFNLRPMLKMLAKYQTSFCEYVPGEIEHVTRRSLSIDSGF
- the pfkla gene encoding ATP-dependent 6-phosphofructokinase, liver type isoform X2; translated protein: MSSMDLEKLKMTGAGRAIAVLTSGGDAQGMNAAVRAVTRMGIYVGAKVYLIYEGYQGLVDGGDHIKLAHWQSVTNIIQLGGTVIGSARCKVFTTRQGRLAAAFNLVKRGITNLCVCGGDGSLTGANIFRSEWSSLLDELIQSGKITDTLAKQHSHLNIVGLVGSIDNDFCGTDMTIGADSALHRIMEIVDAIMTTAQSHQRTFVLEVMGRHCGYLALVSALASGADWLFIPEAPPKDDWEDRMCDRLEASRIKGSRLNIIIVAEGAIDMHGKPISSTYLRDLVVKRLGYDTRVTVLGHVQRGGTPSAFDRILSSKLGVEAVVALMEASPDTPACVIGLSGNQAVRLPLMECVEMTKLVQTAMNEKRFDEAVKLRGGSFENNWNIYKLLAFQKPAQSKSNFSLAILNVGAPAAGMNAAVRSAVRLAIAHGHKVYAVHNGFQGFANGDVFEMEWHNVAGWTGQGGSLLGTKRTLPSKHMEKIVENMAKFSISALLVIGGFEAYRGVLELFEARGLYDELCIPMCVIPATISNNVPGTDFSLGADTAVNAAMEGCDKIKQSATGTKRRVFVVETMGGYCGYLATSTGIAVGADAAYIFEDPFNIHDLKTNVEHLTEKMKKDIQRGLVLRNEKCHEHYTTDFLHKLYSAEGKGIFDCRVNVLGHLQQGGSPSPFDRNYGTKLGVKAIQWISEKVTENYRQDL